Below is a window of Candidatus Dormiibacterota bacterium DNA.
CGCTGACGCGCGACATCTGGATGCAGAGCGCGAAAACGCTGGTCGCAAGCCATCGCGTCATCGCTCCGGACCTGCGCGGCATCGGTGCGTCGAGCGTTCCGCCCGGGCCGTATCTTATGGAAGCGATGGCCGGCGACATCGCCGCCGTGCTCGATGCGCTCGGCATCGAACGCGCAACGATCGTGGGCCATTCGCTCGGCGGTTACGTGGCGCTGGCGTTTGCGCGAATGTACGCGGAGCGCGTCGAGCGCCTTGCGTTGGTCTGCAGTCGCACGGCCGCGGACACGCCGGAACGCGCGCGATGGCGCAACGAACTTGCGGATCGCGCGGAAGCTGCGGGGAGCGTTCGAGAGATCGTCGATGCGGTGATACCGACGCTGTTCGCACCGCAGACCGCGCGGCTGCATCCCGATCTGGAGCGGTTAGCTCGCGAGATCGCCGGGCGAAATGAGGTCCGCGGTTTGGCCGCGTTGCTGCGCGGCATGGCGCTACGCGATCCCGCCGACGACATCGCGCCGGATCTCGAAATGCCGGTGCTGGTGGTGGCCGGGGCCGAAGACCGCGTCGTCAGCCCGGCGGAGTCGGCCGAAATGGCGGGCTCGTTTCGGCGCGCGCGCCTGGAGGTCTTCGAGGCGACCGGACATATGCCGATGCTCGAGGAGCCGGAGCGGCTGGGGCAGGTACTCCTGGAGTTTGTCTCCTAGCGAACGACGGGTAACCGCCGGCGCTGGCGCCGGAAGAAGTTAAAGAGGAAGATGCCTCCGACCGCGAGCGCCGCCAGGATCGCCGCCACGAGGACGACCTTGATGATGACTAAGAGGAGGAAGAACGCTACGATCACCGCGGCGATCGCAACGGTCAGGCGGATAAAGGTACCGAGCAGCGGGTTCACGGTGGGCTCCCTTCGGGGTGGTCTGGACTTTTCACCGGTATTTACCGATACTAAGGGTGGAGGTTTCATCATCGCATGGATGTAGCGGCACTCTCAACCGGGCTGGCAGCGGCCAGCGTGTCCGAAGGCGTGAACATTGGGGTTCTCTCGAATGTTCAGACGCTCGATAAAATCGTCGCTGCCAAGCTGTTCTCGTCTATCGGGATCGGCGGATCGGTCGACCATTTGGCC
It encodes the following:
- a CDS encoding alpha/beta hydrolase, whose translation is MRVNNDGARIDVQIDGNAEPAIVLLAGFPLTRDIWMQSAKTLVASHRVIAPDLRGIGASSVPPGPYLMEAMAGDIAAVLDALGIERATIVGHSLGGYVALAFARMYAERVERLALVCSRTAADTPERARWRNELADRAEAAGSVREIVDAVIPTLFAPQTARLHPDLERLAREIAGRNEVRGLAALLRGMALRDPADDIAPDLEMPVLVVAGAEDRVVSPAESAEMAGSFRRARLEVFEATGHMPMLEEPERLGQVLLEFVS